Proteins encoded by one window of Vitis riparia cultivar Riparia Gloire de Montpellier isolate 1030 chromosome 11, EGFV_Vit.rip_1.0, whole genome shotgun sequence:
- the LOC117924701 gene encoding potassium channel SKOR-like translates to MMSMHGGDKRGGSSTRAGNESEEEDYEIEIDGLQDKASWRTWFRSLVCRQQTVPDSARSRIGRIVAATANETRGRFIIRPDNWWYMVWTQFILIWAVYSSFFTPMEFGFFRGLPENLFLLDIAGQLAFLVDIVVRFFVAFRDTQSYTTVDSHKRIALRYLKSRFVVDFLGCLPLDAIYRFCGRKEPVRYLLWIRLSRALRVTEFFEKLEKDIRINYLFTRIVKLLVVELYCTHAAACIFYYLATTMPASQEGYTWIGSLTMGDYSYSHFRDIDLWKRYFTSLYFAIVTMATVGSGDLHAVNVREMLFVVAYVSFDMILGAYLLGNMTALIVKGSRTEKFRDRMAELISYMNRNKLGRQISNEIKHHVRSQHETSYTEAAFLQDIPVSIRAKISQKLYGPYIKEVSLFKGCSSGFLKQIATRVHEEIFLPGEVILEEENMVDQLYIVCNGKLKGVGSNEDETEGPLMHLQTNDSFGEIPLLCNTPQAYTVQVVELCRLVRLDKQSFINILEIYFSDGRIILNNLLEGKGSNLRNKILESDITLYIGKHEAEVAMRVNCAAYNGDLYQLRRLIEAGADPNKTDYDGRSPLHFAASKGYEDITDFLIELRVNIHLSDNHGNTPLLEAIKNGHDGVTSLLVKAGALLTVEDAGSCLCMTVVRRDLNFLKRLLANGINPNAKNYDSRTPLHLAASEGLYSMTNLLLEAGASVLAKDRWGNTPLDEARIGGNKNLIKLLEEAMSAQLPEFSSCSQEIRADKMRQRKCTVFPIHPWDSKEERKQGVVLWIPKTIEELIETAMDQLKCSSGSCILSENGAKITNIDMISDEEKLFLVAETI, encoded by the exons ATGATGAGTATGCATGGCGGAGATAAGAGAGGAGGGAGTAGCACTAGGGCAGGCAATGAGTCCGAAGAAGAAGATTACGAGATCGAGATCGATGGGCTTCAAGATAAAGCCTCGTGGAGAACTTGGTTCAGGTCCCTGGTCTGCCGCCAGCAGACCGTGCCGGATTCTGCTCGGAGTCGAATTGGCAGGATCGTGGCTGCTACGGCCAATGAAACAAGAGGCAGATTCATCATTCGTCCAGATAACTG GTGGTATATGGTATGGACGCAATTCATACTGATATGGGCAGTCTACTCGTCATTCTTCACACCAATGGAGTTCGGATTCTTCAGAGGCTTGCCGGAGAATCTTTTCCTTCTCGACATTGCCGGCCAGTTGGCGTTTCTCGTCGACATCGTCGTCCGCTTCTTCGTCGCCTTTCGTGACACTCAGTCATACACTACTGTCGACAGCCACAAGCGCATCGCCCTCAG GTACTTGAAATCTCGGTTTGTGGTCGATTTTCTCGGATGTCTGCCACTGGATGCTATTTACCGG TTTTGTGGCAGGAAAGAACCGGTGAGGTACCTATTGTGGATTAGGCTAAGTCGGGCACTAAGAGTTACAGAGTTTTTTGAGAAGTTGGAGAAAGATATCCGAATCAATTACTTGTTTACAAGAATTGTGAAACTTCTTGTTGTTGAACTATATTGCACACACGCTGCTGCCTGCATCTTTTACTATCTTGCCACCACCATGCCTGCTTCCCAGGAAGGTTATACGTGGATAGGAAGCCTAACGATGGGTGACTATAGTTATTCTCATTTCAGAGATATTGATCTTTGGAAGCGCTATTTTACATCGCTATATTTTGCCATTGTTACAATGGCAACTGTTG GTTCTGGAGACCTACATGCAGTCAATGTCAGGGAAATGCTATTTGTCGTGGCTTATGTCTCCTTTGACATGATTCTTGGAGCTTATCTGCTTGGTAACATGACAGCATTGATCGTCAAAGGATCAAGGACAGAAAAGTTTAGGGATAGAATGGCAGAACTTATTAGCTACATGAACAGAAACAAACTTGGGAGGCAGATAAGTAATGAAATCAAACACCATGTGCGATCGCAGCACGAGACCAGCTACACAGAAGCTGCTTTTCTTCAGGATATTCCAGTGTCTATTCGTGCTAAG ATCTCACAAAAGTTATATGGGCCCTACATTAAAGAGGTTTCTCTTTTCAAGGGATGCTCCTCGGGATTCCTTAAGCAGATT GCAACCAGAGTCCACGAGGAAATTTTCCTCCCAGGAGAAGTGATACTTGAAGAGGAAAATATGGTGGATCAACTTTATATTGTCTGTAATGGTAAACTG AAGGGAGTAGGAAGCAACGAAGACGAAACTGAAGGACCTCTGATGCATCTACAAACTAATGACTCATTTGGTGAAATTCCTCTTTTATGTAACACTCCTCAGGCTTATACAGTTCAAGTTGTTGAACTATGCAGGCTCGTGCGACTTGATAAACAATCTTTCATAAACATTCTTGAGATATACTTTTCTGATGGGCGGATCATATTAAACAACCTTCTTGAG GGAAAAGGATCAAATCTTCGAAACAAGATATTGGAATCTGATATCACACTTTATATTGGAAAGCATGAGGCAGAGGTGGCTATGAGGGTAAATTGTGCTGCTTATAATGGAGATTTGTACCAACTAAGGCGTTTGATTGAGGCAGGAGCAGATCCCAATAAGACAGACTATGATGGAAGATCGCCTTTG CATTTTGCGGCATCCAAGGGATATGAAGATATTACTGATTTCCTTATTGAACTGAGAGTGAACATCCATCTTTCAG ATAATCATGGAAACACTCCCTTGCTTGAAGCCATAAAGAATGGGCAtgatggagtcacttctttactAGTTAAAGCAGGGGCATTATTGACAGTGGAAGACGCTGGTAGCTGTCTCTGCATGACTGTTGTAAGGAgggatttaaattttttgaaaaggcTTTTGGCCAATGGCATTAATCCAAATGCCAAAAATTATGATTCACGAACGCCACTTCATCTTGCTGCCTCAGAAGGGTTATATTCAATGACAAATTTACTGTTGGAAGCAGGGGCAAGTGTTCTCGCAAAGGATAG ATGGGGAAATACTCCACTTGATGAAGCTCGCATTGGTGGAAATAAGAATTTAATCAAGCTTCTGGAAGAAGCGATGTCTGCTCAGTTGCCTGAATTCTCTTCTTGCTCTCAAGAAATTCGAG CTGATAAAATGCGACAAAGGAAGTGCACTGTGTTCCCCATCCACCCTTGGGATTCCAAAGAGGAGAGAAAGCAGGGAGTTGTATTATGGATTCCGAAGACCATTGAAGAGCTCATCGAGACAGCCATGGATCAGTTAAAATGTTCTAGTGGCTCCTGCATTTTATCTGAAAATGGAGCTAAAATTACTAACATTGACATGATTAGTGATGAAGAGAAGCTATTTTTGGTTGCTGAGACAATATAG